Proteins from one Halopseudomonas pelagia genomic window:
- a CDS encoding putative selenate ABC transporter substrate-binding protein, with the protein MIKRPLAVMAGLCLSVATVFASTPALAEQDVLRVSAIPDEAPTELLRKFEPLGAYLEKELDMKVSFQPVSDYAGVVEALGSKRLDLAWLGGFTFVQARIRTGDAIPLVQREQDAVFTSTFITADPKIKEHKDLKGKSFAFGSVSSTSGHLMPRYFMQQDGLDVDNYLGRVGYSGAHDATVAWVESGRVDAGVLNASVWEKLVEDGKVDTDKVRVYTTTPTYFDYNWTVRGDMDPELVERIKQAFLKLDPENPEHKAILDLQRASRFVETKPENYQGIEEAARAAGLL; encoded by the coding sequence ATGATCAAACGTCCGCTGGCCGTCATGGCTGGCTTGTGCCTGTCTGTTGCTACTGTTTTTGCATCCACGCCTGCTTTGGCTGAACAGGATGTACTGCGCGTCTCTGCCATTCCCGATGAAGCCCCCACCGAATTGCTGCGCAAGTTCGAGCCTTTGGGCGCTTATCTGGAAAAAGAGCTGGATATGAAGGTCAGCTTTCAGCCGGTTTCAGATTACGCAGGCGTGGTTGAAGCACTGGGTTCCAAGCGTCTGGATCTGGCCTGGCTGGGCGGCTTTACTTTCGTCCAGGCACGTATTCGCACAGGCGATGCGATTCCTCTGGTACAGCGTGAACAGGATGCGGTCTTTACCAGCACCTTTATTACTGCTGACCCCAAGATCAAGGAACACAAGGACCTGAAAGGCAAGAGCTTCGCTTTCGGCTCGGTATCCTCCACCTCCGGGCATTTGATGCCGCGCTATTTCATGCAGCAGGACGGTCTGGACGTGGATAACTACCTAGGCCGCGTGGGCTACTCCGGCGCACACGACGCCACCGTTGCCTGGGTTGAATCCGGCCGGGTCGATGCGGGCGTGCTGAATGCGTCAGTCTGGGAAAAGCTGGTAGAAGACGGCAAGGTCGATACCGACAAGGTGCGCGTCTACACCACCACCCCGACCTACTTCGACTACAACTGGACCGTGCGTGGCGATATGGATCCCGAGCTGGTCGAGCGCATCAAGCAGGCATTCCTCAAGCTGGATCCGGAAAACCCCGAGCACAAGGCGATTCTGGATCTGCAACGCGCCAGCCGCTTTGTCGAGACCAAGCCGGAAAACTACCAGGGCATCGAAGAAGCTGCGCGCGCCGCTGGCCTGCTGTAA
- a CDS encoding phosphonate ABC transporter ATP-binding protein, which produces MGIRLDGTSLTHPGGFTALHPLNLAIQPGERVAIIGSSGAGKTTLLRLLSTGLLASSGSVQLLDADPAQLSGGALRRLRTRIGLIHQSPPLPPRQRVITAVLAGRLGQWSLARSLLSLCYPLDISGARTALEPLDLSEKLFARCDQLSGGQLQRVGIARVLYQGADLLLADEPVSAMDPLLADHTLALLNRLAQEHGKTLVASLHAVDLALRHFPRIIGLRNGEILFDREAGQVTPEDLRELYSNEGLAETLPDPVSTLVTPRPSGQSAPRCL; this is translated from the coding sequence ATGGGCATTCGACTTGACGGGACGAGCCTGACTCACCCCGGTGGCTTTACCGCCCTGCACCCGCTCAACCTGGCGATCCAGCCAGGTGAGCGGGTGGCGATTATCGGCTCCTCCGGTGCGGGCAAAACCACACTACTGCGCCTGCTTTCGACTGGCCTGCTGGCTAGCAGCGGCAGCGTGCAGTTGCTTGATGCTGATCCCGCACAACTGTCAGGCGGCGCACTGCGGCGCCTGCGTACGCGTATTGGTCTGATCCATCAGAGCCCGCCGTTGCCACCGCGCCAACGGGTGATTACCGCCGTTCTGGCCGGCCGGCTCGGCCAATGGTCGCTAGCACGCTCGCTTTTATCCTTATGTTATCCGTTGGATATTTCCGGCGCGCGCACAGCGCTGGAGCCACTGGATCTGAGCGAAAAGCTCTTCGCCCGCTGCGATCAGTTATCTGGCGGGCAATTGCAACGCGTGGGTATTGCCCGGGTGCTGTATCAGGGCGCTGATCTGTTGCTGGCCGATGAGCCAGTATCTGCGATGGATCCGCTATTGGCCGATCACACGCTGGCATTGCTCAATCGCCTGGCGCAGGAGCACGGCAAAACCCTGGTAGCCAGCCTGCATGCGGTGGACCTGGCCCTGCGGCATTTCCCGCGGATCATCGGGCTGCGCAACGGCGAGATTCTGTTCGACCGTGAGGCCGGCCAGGTAACGCCGGAAGATCTGCGTGAGCTCTATAGCAATGAAGGGCTTGCTGAAACTCTTCCTGATCCGGTGTCCACACTCGTTACGCCCAGGCCAAGCGGCCAGTCCGCGCCCCGATGCCTTTGA
- a CDS encoding PhnE/PtxC family ABC transporter permease, with the protein MPLNPLQRTDARDPAVLPRVLFTLLALVLLWPGLVLTEFRPATLVEPRNLDTFGRFLAGFWPPEVSAEFLALLGKATLETLAMATAGLALALLLAIPLSLLSSRALSVSALLSGRPGRFASIARYPVRLLLVLLRSIPEIVWALLFVRAVGLGPTAGVLAIAITYSGMLGKVYAEIYESVDQRPARALMQAGSSRLGAFLYGILPAAAQELTSYTLYRWECAVRASVIMGFVGAGGLGQMIDLSIRMFAGGEVVSILLTFLILVLAADQLSSLLRRRLA; encoded by the coding sequence ATGCCTTTGAACCCATTGCAGCGTACCGACGCACGCGACCCTGCCGTCCTGCCCCGCGTACTCTTCACGCTGCTGGCACTGGTGTTGCTGTGGCCCGGGCTGGTACTTACCGAGTTCCGTCCGGCGACGCTGGTAGAACCGCGTAATCTGGATACCTTCGGGCGCTTTCTCGCCGGTTTCTGGCCGCCGGAGGTGTCAGCCGAATTTCTTGCGCTGCTGGGCAAGGCCACCCTGGAAACGCTGGCGATGGCCACCGCTGGGCTCGCGCTGGCACTACTGCTGGCGATACCCCTTAGCCTGCTGTCCAGCCGCGCACTGTCAGTCTCCGCTTTGCTCAGCGGCCGCCCCGGCCGATTTGCCAGCATTGCGCGTTATCCGGTCAGGTTGTTGTTGGTTCTGCTGCGCAGTATTCCCGAGATCGTCTGGGCTCTGCTGTTCGTCCGAGCCGTTGGCCTTGGTCCCACCGCCGGCGTACTGGCCATCGCCATTACCTACAGCGGCATGCTCGGCAAGGTCTATGCGGAAATCTACGAGTCAGTCGACCAGCGCCCGGCACGGGCATTGATGCAGGCCGGCAGCTCGCGCCTGGGCGCGTTCCTCTACGGCATTCTGCCGGCAGCGGCGCAAGAACTGACCTCCTATACGCTGTACCGCTGGGAATGCGCCGTTCGCGCCTCGGTCATCATGGGCTTTGTCGGCGCAGGCGGACTGGGTCAGATGATCGACCTGTCAATACGTATGTTTGCCGGTGGTGAGGTTGTCAGCATTCTGCTGACCTTCCTTATTCTAGTATTGGCCGCCGACCAGTTGAGCAGTCTGCTGCGCCGGAGGCTGGCATGA
- the phnE gene encoding phosphonate ABC transporter, permease protein PhnE, whose amino-acid sequence MNRRYEPLLWICLIGTALVSSFLYLGLDLGGLLRGDSPSQMADYATSFFPPEMSPDWLTQISWGAVETLAISAIGTILAVLAGAALSLLAAGRMGITAKSLARLLLNALRSVPELVWAALMVLAAGLGPFAGTLAIALHTTGVLGRLFAEALENAPPEPAKALRDQGAGPTAAFFYGTLPQIFPQWLAYSLYRWENNIRMAAVLGFVGAGGLGQMLYVTLSLFQQPKALSVILAMIVMVLVVDGLSGWWRARLG is encoded by the coding sequence ATGAATCGGCGTTACGAGCCGTTGCTATGGATCTGCCTGATTGGCACAGCGCTGGTGAGTTCCTTCCTGTATTTGGGCCTGGATCTCGGCGGCTTGCTGCGCGGCGACAGCCCCAGCCAGATGGCTGACTACGCGACCTCATTTTTTCCGCCTGAGATGTCTCCTGACTGGCTGACGCAAATCAGCTGGGGAGCTGTGGAAACGCTGGCGATCTCGGCCATAGGCACAATATTAGCGGTATTGGCGGGCGCTGCGCTGAGTTTGCTGGCCGCCGGGCGCATGGGCATTACCGCAAAAAGCCTGGCGCGATTGCTACTAAACGCGCTCAGATCCGTGCCGGAACTGGTCTGGGCGGCGCTGATGGTGTTGGCCGCGGGGCTAGGTCCCTTTGCCGGGACACTGGCCATTGCGCTACACACTACCGGTGTGCTCGGGCGATTGTTCGCTGAAGCCCTGGAGAACGCTCCGCCTGAACCGGCAAAAGCACTGCGCGATCAAGGCGCTGGGCCGACTGCGGCATTCTTTTACGGCACATTGCCCCAGATCTTCCCGCAGTGGCTCGCGTACAGCCTGTACCGCTGGGAGAACAATATTCGGATGGCCGCGGTACTCGGCTTTGTTGGCGCTGGCGGCCTGGGGCAGATGCTCTATGTGACGCTGAGCCTGTTCCAGCAGCCCAAGGCTCTAAGCGTGATACTGGCGATGATCGTGATGGTGCTGGTGGTCGACGGGCTGAGTGGCTGGTGGCGGGCGCGGCTGGGGTGA
- a CDS encoding DUF2288 domain-containing protein — protein sequence MSDQTETYAAILGATAPIEWKTLESHFAAGQVLSVDPALDLVIVAEAFTRDDGAAVKQWMDAGQVQLTPDAQAADWHERDPDNLWAVVIRPWVLVQERVVRH from the coding sequence ATGTCTGACCAAACCGAAACCTACGCCGCGATTCTGGGCGCGACTGCGCCTATCGAATGGAAAACGTTGGAGTCGCATTTTGCTGCGGGCCAGGTGTTGTCAGTTGACCCTGCACTGGACCTGGTCATCGTAGCTGAAGCCTTTACTCGGGATGATGGCGCTGCGGTTAAGCAGTGGATGGATGCCGGGCAGGTGCAATTGACTCCGGACGCACAGGCGGCTGACTGGCATGAGCGTGACCCGGATAACCTCTGGGCTGTGGTTATTCGTCCCTGGGTGCTGGTGCAGGAGCGGGTGGTGCGGCATTGA
- a CDS encoding branched-chain amino acid ABC transporter substrate-binding protein: MVHKKALSQLIAVAALAGASSFAMAADTIKIALAGPVTGPVAQYGDMQFIGAKMAIEQINKAGGVNGSQLEGVVFDDACDPKQAVAVANRIVNQEIQFVVGHLCSSSTQPASDIYEDEGILMVTAASTSPEITTRGYELVFRTIGLDSLQGPTAGKYIAEQVKPSKVAVIHDKQQYGEGIATAVRDVLTEAGIDVPVFEGVTAGDKDFSALIAKLRQEGVDFVYYGGYHPELGLILRQSAEQGLDVKFMGPEGVGNSDISAIAGEASEGLLVTLPKAFDEDPRNADLVAAFKAKNEDPSGPFVFPAYAAVQIIADGIKLAGDTDTDKVAEALRGNEFDTPTGVLSFDEKGDLQDFNFVVYEWHADATKTALTE; encoded by the coding sequence ATGGTCCATAAAAAAGCCCTGTCCCAGTTGATCGCCGTAGCCGCGCTGGCTGGTGCGAGTAGTTTCGCCATGGCAGCAGACACGATCAAGATCGCCCTGGCAGGTCCGGTAACCGGTCCCGTTGCCCAGTATGGCGACATGCAGTTTATCGGCGCCAAGATGGCGATCGAGCAAATCAACAAAGCCGGCGGCGTGAATGGCAGCCAGCTTGAAGGCGTGGTTTTTGATGATGCTTGTGATCCCAAGCAGGCGGTGGCCGTTGCCAACCGTATCGTTAACCAGGAAATCCAGTTCGTTGTTGGTCACCTGTGCTCCAGCTCGACCCAGCCCGCCTCCGACATCTATGAGGACGAAGGCATCCTGATGGTCACCGCGGCGTCCACCAGCCCGGAAATCACCACCCGTGGCTATGAGTTGGTGTTCCGCACCATCGGCCTGGACAGCCTGCAAGGCCCGACTGCTGGCAAATACATCGCAGAGCAGGTCAAGCCAAGCAAGGTCGCGGTTATCCATGACAAGCAGCAGTACGGCGAAGGCATTGCCACCGCAGTGCGTGACGTGCTGACTGAAGCCGGCATCGACGTTCCCGTATTTGAAGGCGTGACCGCTGGTGACAAGGACTTCTCCGCCCTGATCGCCAAGCTGCGTCAGGAAGGTGTGGACTTTGTCTACTACGGCGGCTACCACCCCGAGCTGGGCCTGATTCTGCGTCAATCCGCTGAGCAGGGTCTGGACGTCAAGTTCATGGGTCCTGAAGGCGTGGGCAACAGCGACATCTCTGCTATCGCTGGCGAAGCCTCTGAAGGCCTGCTGGTCACTCTGCCCAAGGCGTTCGATGAAGACCCACGCAACGCTGACCTGGTTGCTGCCTTCAAAGCCAAGAACGAAGATCCTTCAGGCCCATTCGTATTCCCGGCTTATGCTGCGGTACAGATCATTGCTGACGGCATCAAGCTGGCCGGCGACACTGATACTGACAAGGTAGCCGAAGCACTGCGCGGCAACGAGTTCGACACCCCTACCGGCGTGCTGAGCTTTGATGAGAAAGGCGACCTGCAAGACTTCAACTTTGTTGTCTACGAATGGCACGCTGACGCTACCAAAACCGCACTGACCGAGTAA
- the livH gene encoding high-affinity branched-chain amino acid ABC transporter permease LivH — MPESLYYFIQQLLNGLTVGSTYALIAIGYTMVYGIIGMINFAHGEVYMIGSYIAFMAIAALALFGLEYLPLMIAGAFVISMIVTSAYGYSIERVAYRPLRGGNRLIPLISAIGMSIFLQNLVRLAQGSRDIAMPSLVTGGISIGPDAGFQASLSYMQMIIFAVTLATMTLLTLFITRSRMGRACRACAEDLKMTNLLGINTNGIIALTFVIGAALAAVAGVLLGMYYGVINPYIGFMAGLKAFTAAVLGGIGSIPGAVLGGLLLGVTEAITSGYFSSEYKDVVAFSLLILILLFRPSGILGRPEVEKV; from the coding sequence ATGCCAGAGTCACTCTATTACTTTATTCAGCAGTTGCTTAACGGTCTTACCGTAGGCAGCACTTATGCTTTGATCGCGATTGGCTACACCATGGTGTACGGCATCATTGGCATGATCAACTTCGCCCACGGCGAGGTGTACATGATCGGCAGCTATATCGCCTTTATGGCCATTGCTGCACTCGCCCTGTTCGGGCTCGAATATCTCCCGCTGATGATTGCCGGTGCGTTTGTCATCAGCATGATTGTCACCAGCGCTTACGGCTACAGCATCGAGCGAGTTGCCTACCGCCCTCTGCGTGGCGGCAACCGTCTGATTCCGTTGATTTCCGCGATCGGCATGTCGATCTTTCTGCAGAACCTGGTGCGCCTGGCGCAGGGCTCGCGGGATATCGCCATGCCCAGCCTGGTCACCGGTGGCATCAGCATTGGGCCTGATGCCGGCTTCCAAGCGTCGCTGTCCTACATGCAGATGATTATCTTCGCTGTGACGCTGGCGACCATGACCCTGCTCACGCTGTTTATCACCCGCTCACGCATGGGACGCGCCTGCCGTGCTTGCGCAGAAGATCTGAAGATGACCAATCTGCTGGGCATCAACACCAACGGCATCATCGCGCTGACCTTTGTCATTGGCGCCGCGCTGGCGGCCGTGGCCGGTGTGCTGTTGGGTATGTATTACGGTGTCATCAACCCCTATATCGGCTTCATGGCGGGGCTTAAAGCCTTTACCGCAGCCGTTCTGGGCGGCATTGGCAGCATCCCCGGCGCTGTGCTTGGCGGCTTGTTGCTGGGCGTGACCGAGGCTATTACCTCCGGCTATTTCAGCAGTGAATACAAAGACGTAGTTGCCTTCAGCTTGCTGATTCTGATTCTGCTATTCCGCCCCAGCGGCATTCTCGGCCGCCCGGAGGTGGAAAAGGTATGA
- a CDS encoding high-affinity branched-chain amino acid ABC transporter permease LivM, which yields MRANLKPAVISAVVVVVLTGLLMGVRLGQSGTGLTVTGAGADVWWKIAAAAAFIFFFNLFRDQLTRAWKALPGLPKTPPKLSDIRDKPAVKRLFWCFLIAAALVWPFFANRGGIDLATLVLIYIMLGLGLNIVVGLAGLLDLGYVGFYAVGAYTYALLAMYFGLGFWTGLFVAGGMAALFGFLLGFPVLRLRGDYLAIVTLGFGEIIRILLNNMTWLTNGPNGIGGIPKPTFFGLEFSRRASEGMQTFHDFFGFDYDSTHRIIFLYLLALLLVLFTLFVINRLLRMPIGRAWEALREDEIACRSLGINPTAIKLNAFTIGASFAGFAGCFFAARQGFISPESFTFIESAIILAIVVLGGMGSQLGVILAAIIMTILPELAREFNEYRMLLFGLMMVLMMIWRPQGLLPMKRPHMELRT from the coding sequence ATGCGAGCCAATCTGAAACCGGCGGTGATTTCCGCCGTCGTGGTTGTGGTACTCACCGGCCTGTTGATGGGCGTGCGCCTGGGCCAGTCCGGTACCGGTCTGACTGTTACCGGCGCTGGCGCCGATGTGTGGTGGAAAATTGCCGCCGCTGCCGCCTTCATCTTCTTCTTCAACCTGTTCCGCGACCAACTGACCCGCGCCTGGAAAGCTCTGCCTGGCTTGCCAAAAACACCGCCCAAGTTATCCGACATCCGCGATAAGCCTGCGGTGAAAAGGCTATTCTGGTGTTTCCTGATCGCCGCGGCGCTGGTTTGGCCGTTCTTTGCCAACCGGGGTGGCATTGACCTGGCGACACTGGTGCTGATCTACATCATGCTCGGCCTCGGCCTGAACATCGTGGTGGGTCTGGCCGGCCTGCTGGACCTGGGCTATGTCGGCTTTTACGCAGTAGGTGCCTACACCTATGCCCTGCTGGCGATGTACTTCGGCCTGGGTTTCTGGACTGGGTTGTTCGTGGCAGGTGGCATGGCGGCCTTGTTCGGCTTTCTGCTCGGCTTCCCCGTGCTGCGGCTGCGCGGCGATTACCTGGCGATTGTGACCCTGGGCTTCGGCGAGATCATCCGCATTCTGCTGAATAACATGACCTGGCTTACCAATGGCCCGAATGGCATCGGCGGCATTCCCAAGCCAACCTTTTTTGGCCTGGAATTCAGCCGCCGGGCCAGCGAGGGCATGCAGACCTTCCATGATTTTTTCGGTTTCGACTACGACTCCACCCACCGAATTATCTTTCTCTATCTGCTCGCCCTCTTGCTGGTGCTGTTTACCCTGTTCGTGATCAACCGGCTGCTGCGCATGCCCATAGGTCGCGCCTGGGAGGCCCTGCGTGAGGATGAGATCGCCTGCCGTTCGCTGGGCATCAACCCGACCGCCATCAAGCTCAACGCCTTCACCATTGGCGCCAGCTTCGCGGGCTTTGCCGGCTGTTTCTTCGCCGCACGTCAGGGCTTTATCAGCCCCGAATCCTTTACCTTTATCGAATCGGCGATCATCCTCGCCATCGTCGTACTTGGCGGCATGGGCTCGCAGCTGGGCGTGATACTGGCAGCGATCATCATGACCATCCTGCCAGAGCTGGCTCGCGAGTTTAACGAGTACCGCATGCTGCTGTTCGGCTTGATGATGGTACTGATGATGATCTGGCGGCCACAGGGTCTGCTACCGATGAAACGTCCGCACATGGAGCTCCGGACATGA
- the livG gene encoding high-affinity branched-chain amino acid ABC transporter ATP-binding protein LivG — translation MTPLLDVTGLTMRFGGLLAVDGVALQVHEKQIVSMIGPNGAGKTTVFNCLTGFYKPSDGKIVFRGEEIQGLPGFKVARKGMIRTFQHVRLFKEMTVVENLLVAQHQSMNTSMLAGLFKTPSYRRSEKEAMERAAYWLERVNLHEFANRTASTLAYGQQRRLEIARCMVTQPSLLMLDEPAAGLNPRETHDLKELISELRDNHDLTVLLIEHDMKLVMDISDHIVVINQGTPLAEGTPEQVRNNPAVIKAYLGET, via the coding sequence ATGACACCTTTGCTCGATGTAACCGGGCTGACCATGCGCTTTGGCGGCCTGCTGGCGGTCGACGGCGTGGCCTTGCAAGTGCACGAGAAGCAGATCGTCTCCATGATCGGCCCGAACGGTGCCGGCAAGACTACTGTATTCAACTGCCTGACCGGCTTCTACAAGCCCAGCGATGGCAAGATCGTCTTCCGTGGCGAAGAGATTCAAGGGCTACCCGGCTTCAAGGTTGCCCGCAAGGGCATGATCCGTACCTTTCAGCATGTGCGCCTGTTCAAGGAAATGACGGTCGTCGAAAATCTGCTGGTGGCGCAGCACCAGAGCATGAATACCAGCATGCTTGCCGGCCTGTTCAAGACGCCCAGCTATCGGCGCAGCGAAAAGGAGGCGATGGAGCGAGCAGCCTATTGGCTTGAGCGAGTCAACCTGCACGAATTCGCCAACCGCACCGCCAGCACCCTGGCCTACGGGCAGCAACGCCGCCTGGAGATCGCTCGTTGCATGGTCACGCAGCCAAGCCTGCTGATGCTGGATGAGCCGGCTGCCGGCCTCAACCCGCGTGAAACTCACGACCTCAAGGAATTGATCTCCGAGCTGCGAGACAACCACGACCTGACCGTACTGCTGATCGAGCACGATATGAAGCTGGTGATGGATATTTCCGATCATATCGTCGTGATCAACCAGGGCACGCCCCTGGCCGAGGGCACACCGGAGCAGGTGCGCAACAACCCCGCCGTGATCAAGGCCTACCTGGGCGAAACCTGA
- a CDS encoding ABC transporter ATP-binding protein — translation MLYMKNVSTHYGKIQALHDVSLEVERGEIVTLIGANGAGKTTLLMTLCGDPRATTGSIRYEGEELTGLTTAEIMRKDIAIVPEGRRVFSRLTVEENLSMGGFFTHKDDFQQQLDTTLSLFPRLKERYQQRAGTMSGGEQQMLAIGRALMSKPRLLLLDEPSLGLAPIIIQQIFEIIEQLRSQGVTIFLVEQNANQALKLADRGYVMEHGHIVMQDSGEALLSDPQVRSAYLGG, via the coding sequence ATGCTGTATATGAAAAACGTCTCTACCCACTACGGCAAGATCCAGGCCCTGCACGACGTCAGCCTGGAAGTGGAGCGCGGCGAAATTGTTACCCTGATTGGTGCCAATGGCGCCGGCAAGACCACCCTGTTGATGACGCTGTGCGGTGATCCGCGCGCGACTACCGGCAGCATCCGTTATGAAGGGGAAGAGCTGACCGGCTTGACCACCGCCGAGATCATGCGCAAGGACATCGCCATTGTGCCGGAAGGCCGCCGCGTGTTCTCACGCCTGACCGTGGAAGAAAACCTGAGCATGGGTGGCTTTTTTACCCATAAGGATGATTTTCAGCAGCAGCTGGATACCACCCTGAGCCTGTTCCCGCGCTTGAAAGAACGCTACCAGCAGCGCGCCGGCACCATGTCCGGCGGCGAGCAGCAAATGCTCGCCATTGGTCGTGCACTGATGAGCAAGCCGCGCCTGCTACTGCTCGACGAGCCGTCTCTGGGGCTGGCGCCCATCATCATCCAGCAGATATTCGAGATTATCGAGCAACTGCGCAGCCAGGGTGTGACCATCTTTCTGGTCGAGCAGAATGCCAACCAGGCGCTCAAGCTGGCAGATCGCGGCTATGTAATGGAGCACGGGCACATCGTCATGCAGGACAGCGGTGAAGCACTATTATCCGATCCGCAGGTACGAAGCGCTTACCTGGGCGGTTGA
- a CDS encoding OmpA family protein: protein MKTLKTLSAVCLSLALAACASKAPEPTPPPPPPPSWAESRVEPLTVLAEKEGFEVVREGEQIRLIIPVEGNFHPKRTLLLPSGLVPISKVAKALKEDPNSQYAVIGHSDSTGEQDLNQKLSLERAQAVASILMLGGVSSKRMSLTSMGEDQPRADNSTHTGRMLNRRVEILLTPYPTRVAMAN from the coding sequence ATGAAAACATTAAAAACTCTCTCTGCCGTTTGCTTGTCTCTGGCACTTGCTGCCTGTGCTTCCAAAGCGCCTGAACCAACACCGCCACCACCTCCGCCGCCATCCTGGGCCGAGTCACGCGTTGAGCCGTTGACAGTCCTTGCGGAAAAAGAGGGTTTTGAAGTGGTGCGTGAAGGCGAACAGATCCGCCTGATTATCCCGGTGGAAGGTAACTTCCACCCCAAGCGTACCCTGCTGCTGCCCTCTGGGCTGGTACCCATCAGCAAAGTTGCCAAAGCGCTGAAAGAAGATCCGAACAGTCAGTATGCGGTCATCGGCCACAGCGACAGCACTGGCGAGCAGGACCTGAACCAGAAGTTGAGCCTGGAACGTGCGCAGGCAGTCGCCAGCATCCTGATGCTGGGCGGTGTCAGCAGCAAGCGTATGAGCCTGACCAGCATGGGTGAAGACCAGCCACGTGCTGACAACAGCACCCACACCGGCAGGATGCTCAATCGCCGCGTGGAAATACTGCTCACCCCATACCCCACTCGCGTGGCCATGGCCAACTGA